From Amycolatopsis sp. YIM 10, the proteins below share one genomic window:
- a CDS encoding SDR family NAD(P)-dependent oxidoreductase, which produces MLVVDRELAAAEQTAALVRAQGGQAHANHADITAEDDCRSHPGAALSAFGHIDILHNNVGIVPGGRTEQLAAAQWRTGFEVNLTGMWLTCKYILPISSMAVRRRGDRLCYVQGVQGGGELDDTLARSGVRAARVRVNAIAPGMIDTPMGHQGTAWDIANVALFLASDEAAYVTGVVLPVDGGYTLQRLMTAAARRRISTMDDRDKGSSAGAGDDPRRDGGFGERLPGELLRQ; this is translated from the coding sequence GTGCTGGTGGTCGACCGAGAACTCGCCGCCGCCGAGCAGACCGCGGCACTGGTGCGCGCACAGGGCGGTCAGGCCCATGCCAACCACGCCGACATCACCGCCGAGGACGACTGCCGCAGCCATCCCGGCGCCGCGCTGTCCGCGTTCGGACACATCGACATCCTGCACAACAACGTCGGCATCGTCCCGGGTGGACGGACCGAACAGCTGGCCGCGGCCCAGTGGCGGACCGGCTTCGAGGTCAATCTCACCGGAATGTGGCTGACTTGCAAGTACATCCTGCCGATTTCGTCCATGGCGGTCCGGCGGCGAGGCGATCGCCTATGTTACGTCCAAGGCGTCCAAGGCGGCGGTGAACTCGATGACACGCTCGCTCGCTCTGGAGTACGCGCCGCACGGGTCCGGGTCAACGCCATCGCGCCCGGAATGATCGACACCCCGATGGGGCATCAAGGCACCGCCTGGGATATCGCCAACGTCGCGTTGTTCCTGGCGTCCGACGAGGCGGCCTACGTCACCGGTGTCGTCCTCCCCGTCGACGGCGGCTACACCCTGCAAAGGCTCATGACGGCTGCTGCCCGACGAAGGATATCCACAATGGATGATCGTGACAAAGGGTCTTCGGCTGGTGCGGGAGATGATCCCCGCCGAGATGGCGGATTTGGAGAACGGCTCCCCGGAGAGCTCCTTCGCCAGTGA
- a CDS encoding NAD(P)/FAD-dependent oxidoreductase — MSVTPTRRVVVVGASAAGLAAAETLRREGHTGPITLIGDEPAAPYDRPPLSKEILSGAWSPPLRPISTPSTWNARYGCAATGVNVSARTVLLADDTEVPYDGLIVATGVRPRRLPGMPAHVLRTLDDALALKDRLGPGRTLAAVGAGFLGAEAASVAAGLGTHVTLLEPAPVPLAHAVGEDVGRILAQVQLDHGVDLRAGTGASEGVPGGVRLDDGSVVEADTVLMAVGSRPNTEWLTGSGLTLEDGLVCDELCAAAPGVYGAGDVARWHNPLFGTSMRIEHRTNAAEQGIAAARNLLGAQRSFAPVPYFWSDQYDLKIRAYGLLARPRRDADRRRQSGRTQVHRRLPHRRPPHRRPVRRHATQEHPGLAVVHRPACPLAGRRTRNFPRSDRMSRGS, encoded by the coding sequence GTGAGCGTGACCCCGACCCGTCGCGTGGTCGTCGTCGGCGCCTCGGCCGCCGGCCTCGCGGCCGCCGAAACCCTCCGCCGGGAGGGCCACACCGGACCCATCACCCTCATCGGCGACGAACCCGCCGCCCCCTACGACCGCCCGCCCCTGTCGAAGGAGATCCTCTCCGGCGCCTGGAGCCCCCCGCTCCGGCCGATCTCGACGCCCTCGACCTGGAACGCCCGTTACGGCTGCGCGGCCACCGGCGTGAATGTCTCCGCGCGCACGGTGCTGCTCGCCGACGACACGGAGGTGCCGTACGACGGACTCATCGTGGCCACCGGAGTCCGTCCCCGCCGGTTGCCCGGCATGCCGGCCCACGTCCTGCGCACCCTGGACGATGCCCTCGCCCTGAAGGACCGCTTGGGCCCCGGCCGCACACTGGCCGCGGTCGGCGCCGGATTCCTCGGCGCCGAGGCCGCGTCGGTGGCGGCCGGCCTGGGCACCCACGTGACCCTCCTCGAACCCGCGCCCGTCCCCCTGGCCCACGCGGTCGGCGAGGACGTCGGCCGCATCCTCGCCCAGGTCCAGCTCGACCACGGCGTAGACCTGCGCGCCGGGACCGGGGCCAGCGAGGGCGTCCCCGGCGGCGTCCGCCTCGACGACGGCAGTGTGGTCGAGGCGGACACGGTGCTGATGGCCGTCGGCTCCCGGCCCAACACCGAATGGCTGACCGGCAGCGGCCTCACCCTCGAAGACGGGCTGGTCTGCGACGAGCTCTGCGCGGCCGCGCCCGGGGTGTACGGCGCCGGTGACGTGGCCCGCTGGCACAACCCGCTCTTCGGCACGTCGATGCGGATCGAGCACCGCACGAACGCCGCAGAGCAGGGCATCGCCGCCGCCCGCAACCTCCTGGGCGCCCAGCGGTCGTTCGCGCCGGTCCCCTACTTCTGGTCCGACCAGTACGACCTGAAGATCCGCGCCTACGGGCTACTTGCGCGGCCACGACGAGATGCGGATCGCCGAAGGCAGTCTGGAAGAACGCAAGTTCACCGCCGTCTACCGCACCGGCGACCGCCTCACCGGCGTCCTGTCCGTCGGCATGCCACCCAAGAGCACCCTGGCCTGGCGGTCGTCCATCGCCCTGCGTGCCCGCTGGCAGGACGCCGTACCCGCAACTTCCCTAGGAGTGACCGCATGAGCAGGGGAAGTTGA
- a CDS encoding YbhB/YbcL family Raf kinase inhibitor-like protein yields MSLIGKLLVNRRAGEQTLAWYRSNLAAAARFDLTSPDFDHETTLPARHVVKRLGGQNLSPALAWALPPAETAQLLLVVEDPDVPLRSPLVHAAALLDPAVTELPCNALDSSAPAADVQILRSSQGRGYQGPAPIKGHGPHRYAFQLFALAEPISTVAGKPVASAKPKAVLEAGQALARARIDGLCDRP; encoded by the coding sequence ATGTCTCTGATCGGCAAACTGCTTGTCAACCGGCGCGCCGGTGAACAGACCCTGGCCTGGTACCGATCGAATCTGGCCGCTGCGGCCAGATTCGACCTCACCAGTCCCGACTTCGACCACGAAACCACGCTTCCTGCTCGGCATGTGGTGAAGAGACTCGGCGGGCAGAACCTTTCGCCGGCGCTGGCCTGGGCACTGCCACCGGCCGAGACCGCGCAGTTGCTGCTCGTGGTCGAAGATCCCGACGTACCGCTGCGAAGCCCGCTGGTGCACGCGGCGGCACTGCTGGACCCCGCAGTGACCGAGCTACCGTGCAACGCACTCGATTCGAGCGCGCCTGCCGCGGACGTGCAGATCCTGCGGTCGAGCCAAGGGCGCGGCTATCAGGGCCCGGCACCGATCAAAGGTCATGGCCCGCACCGCTATGCGTTCCAACTGTTCGCACTCGCCGAACCAATCTCCACAGTGGCAGGCAAACCGGTGGCCTCGGCGAAGCCGAAGGCTGTCCTCGAGGCTGGTCAGGCATTGGCCCGCGCACGGATTGACGGCCTTTGCGATCGACCCTGA
- a CDS encoding LacI family DNA-binding transcriptional regulator gives MGAKAGKRVTAADVARSLGLSRATVGFVLNGTTGQRISEATRDRVLAEAARLGYRPHTAAQTLRRGSSKLVLLVLPDWPVEFSIGKCVEEASHALEEAGYSLITQTRHPAGTARPLWELLDPEVVIGFGPFTPEELTAMRGCGITKVIPRPVKSPSPSDPLGLHDGPRLQVEHLRTLGHTRLGFAATADPRLAGLVESRLHVCRKTAESLELPPPVVRSVDDAPDAAGWAVRDWLGANVTGVVAYNDESAARVVRAAVRAGHEVPADLAVIGHDDNPYAALFVPSISSIRIDYAGLGRHLAALALHEATGRSLPADGAGAAAAVVARESTGSSPTGQ, from the coding sequence GTGGGGGCCAAGGCGGGCAAGCGCGTGACCGCTGCCGACGTCGCGCGGTCACTGGGACTGTCCCGGGCGACGGTCGGATTCGTCCTCAACGGCACGACCGGCCAACGGATCTCCGAGGCGACCAGGGATCGCGTCCTCGCCGAGGCAGCGCGCCTCGGCTACCGGCCGCACACCGCCGCCCAAACACTCCGCCGCGGCAGCAGCAAGCTCGTTCTGCTCGTCCTCCCGGACTGGCCGGTGGAGTTCAGCATCGGCAAGTGCGTCGAGGAAGCGTCCCACGCCCTGGAAGAGGCCGGGTACTCGCTCATCACCCAGACCCGCCACCCCGCGGGAACCGCGCGCCCGCTCTGGGAACTCCTCGATCCGGAGGTGGTCATCGGGTTTGGGCCGTTCACCCCGGAAGAACTGACGGCGATGCGAGGGTGCGGGATCACCAAGGTCATCCCCCGTCCCGTGAAGAGCCCGTCGCCGTCCGACCCCCTCGGCCTCCACGACGGGCCCCGCCTGCAGGTCGAACACCTCCGCACGCTCGGTCACACGCGCCTGGGATTCGCGGCGACAGCCGACCCCAGGCTGGCCGGCCTCGTCGAGTCACGGCTGCATGTTTGCCGGAAGACCGCCGAGTCCCTGGAACTGCCGCCACCGGTCGTGCGCTCGGTCGACGACGCGCCGGACGCGGCCGGGTGGGCAGTTCGCGACTGGCTGGGCGCGAACGTGACCGGTGTCGTGGCGTACAACGACGAAAGCGCCGCCCGAGTGGTCCGGGCCGCCGTTCGCGCGGGTCACGAGGTCCCCGCCGACCTCGCCGTCATCGGGCACGACGACAACCCGTACGCCGCCTTGTTCGTCCCGTCGATTTCGAGCATCCGGATCGACTACGCCGGCCTGGGACGGCACCTGGCCGCACTGGCCCTGCACGAGGCCACCGGCCGGTCACTGCCCGCCGATGGCGCCGGTGCCGCCGCGGCGGTGGTTGCCCGCGAGTCGACCGGATCGAGCCCCACCGGGCAGTAG
- a CDS encoding ferredoxin yields the protein MHVEVDVPRCVASGQCVLLAPDVFDQRDEDGLVVLLDENPPAELHDAVRESATVCSAAAIRLEKS from the coding sequence ATGCATGTGGAAGTCGACGTCCCCAGGTGCGTCGCCTCGGGCCAGTGCGTACTGCTCGCCCCCGACGTCTTCGACCAGCGCGACGAGGACGGCCTGGTCGTCCTCCTCGACGAGAACCCGCCGGCCGAACTCCACGACGCGGTTCGCGAATCCGCCACCGTCTGCTCCGCGGCCGCGATCCGCCTGGAGAAGTCGTGA
- a CDS encoding TetR/AcrR family transcriptional regulator, translating into MKPQVKRVPNARGEGERLRQEILGAATRILEETGREDALSLRGVAREVGISAPSVYRHFKNKAELVTTVLDVTYRALAVAMNVAGESAAAAGADPAERVRAIVTAYRRFAIDKPRRYRLMFSLEYEPDRPPATGHPVVTVLQAWTDTADAYLAAVVPGRRAEAQDLGVHLWTALHGQLVLWRTLPSSATGNEAILIELEESLLRRLLPAPEAPSPAE; encoded by the coding sequence ATGAAGCCGCAGGTCAAGCGGGTCCCCAACGCGCGGGGCGAAGGCGAGCGGCTGCGACAGGAGATCCTCGGCGCGGCGACCCGCATCCTCGAGGAGACAGGGCGCGAGGACGCGCTCTCCCTGCGCGGGGTCGCCCGCGAGGTCGGCATTTCCGCACCCAGCGTCTACCGGCACTTCAAGAACAAGGCCGAGCTGGTGACCACCGTGCTCGACGTCACCTACCGCGCGCTGGCCGTCGCGATGAACGTGGCCGGCGAGTCGGCCGCCGCGGCGGGCGCGGACCCGGCGGAACGCGTGCGAGCCATCGTCACCGCCTATCGCAGGTTCGCCATCGACAAGCCACGCCGCTACCGGCTGATGTTCAGCCTGGAGTACGAGCCCGACCGGCCACCTGCCACCGGTCACCCCGTTGTCACCGTGCTCCAGGCGTGGACCGACACGGCTGACGCCTACCTCGCCGCAGTGGTCCCCGGCCGTCGGGCGGAGGCGCAGGACCTGGGTGTCCACCTGTGGACCGCCCTGCACGGCCAGCTCGTTCTGTGGCGTACCCTGCCGAGTTCCGCCACCGGCAACGAGGCCATCCTGATCGAGCTGGAGGAGTCCTTGCTGCGACGCCTGCTCCCGGCACCGGAGGCTCCGAGCCCCGCGGAGTGA
- a CDS encoding MFS transporter, translating into MIDSQSSAVPPPPPTSQTELPPALPRVSARYIWFMVLAQFGVFMAFITPVGISLSVRVAQLAPGHEEYLGYITGTGAATTVLTGPLLGVLSDRTRNRLGRRRPFMIGGMLLGVASLTVMATAPSVFVLGLGWVLAGLGWGQALGALTNSQADRLPEEQRGKVAGLVGFATLVAPVAGVVLASRFVGDSLLLFLVPGSVGVVLVTLFVCLVREQDSRDLPLGDPLTLRLLARKYVFDPRRYPDYSWNWLSRCLFYFGLTLNTTFIAFFLAARLGIGVQEVAGTVAALSGLGILATAAGALGGGFLSDKLRRRRVFVLVAGGIFALGAVVMAVASSLPLLFAGSATTSIGLGMFSAVDQALALDVLPERQTEAGRFMGIMGFATSVPQSVAPLVAPVFLAVGATAAEKNYSLLFIVAAACTVLSGLAVLRIKTVR; encoded by the coding sequence ATGATCGACAGCCAATCGTCTGCCGTCCCGCCCCCTCCTCCGACAAGCCAGACCGAGCTGCCGCCCGCGCTGCCCCGGGTGTCCGCTCGCTACATCTGGTTCATGGTCCTCGCGCAGTTCGGCGTGTTCATGGCCTTCATCACGCCGGTCGGGATCTCCCTGTCGGTCCGGGTCGCCCAGCTCGCTCCCGGCCACGAGGAGTACCTCGGGTACATCACCGGCACCGGCGCCGCCACGACCGTCCTCACCGGACCGCTCCTCGGCGTGCTCAGCGATCGCACCCGGAACAGGCTCGGCCGCCGCCGCCCGTTCATGATCGGCGGGATGCTGCTCGGCGTGGCGTCCCTGACCGTCATGGCCACCGCCCCGAGCGTGTTCGTGCTCGGGCTCGGCTGGGTGCTGGCCGGGTTGGGCTGGGGACAAGCATTGGGCGCGTTGACGAACTCGCAGGCCGACCGGCTGCCCGAGGAACAGCGCGGCAAGGTCGCCGGGCTCGTCGGCTTCGCCACGCTCGTCGCACCCGTGGCCGGCGTCGTGCTTGCCAGCCGCTTCGTCGGCGACTCACTGCTGCTCTTCCTGGTGCCGGGCTCGGTCGGGGTCGTGCTGGTGACCCTTTTCGTGTGCCTGGTGCGCGAGCAGGACAGCCGCGACCTGCCACTCGGCGACCCGCTGACCCTGCGGCTGCTCGCTCGCAAGTACGTGTTCGACCCGCGCCGGTACCCGGACTACTCGTGGAACTGGCTCAGCCGCTGCCTGTTCTACTTCGGACTGACGCTCAACACGACGTTCATCGCGTTCTTCCTCGCCGCCCGCCTCGGAATCGGGGTGCAGGAGGTGGCCGGGACCGTCGCCGCACTGTCCGGGCTCGGTATACTGGCCACGGCCGCGGGGGCGCTGGGCGGCGGGTTCCTCTCCGACAAGCTGCGCCGGCGCAGGGTGTTCGTGCTCGTCGCGGGCGGCATTTTCGCCCTCGGCGCGGTCGTCATGGCCGTCGCTTCGAGCCTGCCACTGCTCTTCGCCGGATCGGCCACCACGTCGATCGGGCTGGGCATGTTCTCCGCCGTCGACCAGGCGCTCGCCCTCGACGTGCTGCCGGAGCGCCAGACGGAGGCGGGCCGCTTCATGGGCATCATGGGCTTCGCCACCAGCGTGCCGCAGTCGGTCGCGCCGCTCGTCGCGCCGGTGTTCCTGGCCGTCGGCGCGACGGCCGCAGAGAAGAACTACAGCCTGCTGTTCATCGTCGCCGCCGCGTGCACCGTCCTCAGTGGCCTCGCGGTGCTGCGCATCAAGACCGTCCGATGA
- a CDS encoding oxidoreductase, with the protein MTTKVALVTGASSGIGEATALKLREAGYTVYGAARRMQRMQHLTKQGIRLLAMDVTDDTSMREGVEKIIADNGRLDVLVNNAGYGSYGAVEDVPVQEAREQFEVNVFGAARLTQLVLPHMRAQRSGTIVNITSVGGRMCTSLGGWYHATKFALEALSDCLRMELKPFGIDVVVIEPGGIKTEWGGIAAQKVRAASGTGPYAPQADAVADSLSSEANERRMSSPDLIAKTIVKSVRARRPKTRYAVGFGAKPMIFLHNTLPNRTFDAFMLRATGVPANYVPANDVPAKN; encoded by the coding sequence ATGACCACCAAGGTCGCACTCGTCACCGGAGCTTCGTCGGGGATCGGCGAGGCCACCGCGCTCAAGCTGCGCGAGGCCGGCTACACCGTCTACGGCGCGGCGCGGCGGATGCAGCGCATGCAACATCTGACCAAGCAGGGGATCCGGCTGCTGGCCATGGACGTCACCGACGACACCTCCATGCGGGAGGGCGTCGAGAAGATCATCGCCGACAACGGCCGGCTCGACGTCCTGGTCAACAACGCCGGTTACGGTTCCTACGGCGCCGTCGAAGACGTCCCCGTGCAGGAGGCCAGGGAGCAGTTCGAGGTGAACGTGTTCGGCGCGGCAAGGCTGACCCAGCTGGTCCTGCCGCACATGCGGGCGCAGCGCTCGGGAACCATCGTCAACATCACCTCGGTGGGTGGCCGCATGTGCACCTCGCTGGGAGGCTGGTACCACGCCACGAAGTTCGCGCTGGAAGCGCTCAGCGACTGCCTGCGCATGGAGCTCAAGCCCTTCGGGATCGACGTCGTGGTGATCGAACCGGGCGGGATCAAGACCGAGTGGGGCGGCATCGCCGCGCAGAAGGTCCGCGCCGCCTCCGGCACCGGCCCGTATGCCCCGCAGGCCGACGCCGTGGCCGACTCGCTCAGTTCGGAGGCCAACGAACGCCGTATGTCCTCGCCGGACTTGATCGCCAAGACCATCGTCAAGTCCGTCCGGGCACGCCGTCCCAAGACGCGTTACGCCGTCGGCTTCGGCGCCAAGCCCATGATCTTCCTGCACAACACGCTGCCCAACCGCACCTTCGACGCGTTCATGCTCCGCGCCACCGGCGTGCCCGCGAACTACGTGCCCGCGAACGACGTGCCGGCGAAAAACTGA
- a CDS encoding MBL fold metallo-hydrolase — protein MVVTSIDPVLDAQHPVPPGEFFDPPPNAGQDWQTAPPWFDGAGWIMPMGGFLLRSGDRTILVDAGLGPNIDIVETRGKLFDSLADLGVKPEQITDVVLTHLHLDHVGWVAPAGEPIFTHARHHCHRADYDWMRADPGSNPATAQVTDTIRAVSDLLESAEEERTEIADSVALRLFAGHTPGNCLVEIETGEARVLLLGDTAHHPVLLVEDGWTDRLDEDHAAAARARNRLAQEMERTGAIGLGAHFPGPQGGRVIRDKQGARQWQPIPSNRIHTN, from the coding sequence GTGGTCGTTACCAGCATCGATCCCGTACTCGATGCTCAGCATCCCGTACCGCCGGGCGAATTCTTCGACCCGCCGCCCAATGCGGGCCAAGATTGGCAGACCGCGCCGCCGTGGTTCGACGGTGCGGGCTGGATCATGCCGATGGGCGGTTTCCTGCTGCGTTCGGGAGACCGGACGATCCTGGTCGACGCGGGACTGGGACCGAACATCGATATCGTCGAAACGCGCGGAAAGCTGTTCGACTCGCTCGCCGATCTTGGCGTCAAACCCGAGCAGATCACCGATGTCGTGCTCACCCACCTGCACTTGGACCACGTCGGCTGGGTCGCTCCTGCGGGTGAACCGATCTTCACTCACGCCCGGCACCACTGCCACCGCGCTGATTACGACTGGATGCGTGCTGATCCCGGCAGCAACCCGGCCACGGCCCAGGTGACCGATACCATCCGTGCCGTTTCCGACCTTCTCGAATCAGCCGAGGAAGAGCGCACGGAGATCGCGGATTCGGTCGCGCTGCGGCTGTTCGCCGGTCATACGCCAGGCAACTGCCTCGTCGAGATCGAGACCGGCGAAGCACGAGTATTGCTGCTGGGGGACACCGCGCATCACCCCGTACTCCTGGTCGAGGATGGGTGGACCGACCGCCTGGACGAAGATCACGCCGCGGCTGCCAGAGCCCGCAACCGGCTCGCGCAGGAGATGGAACGTACCGGAGCCATCGGTCTTGGCGCCCACTTCCCGGGGCCCCAGGGCGGCCGCGTCATCCGTGACAAGCAGGGCGCACGGCAGTGGCAGCCGATCCCGAGCAACCGAATCCACACGAACTGA
- a CDS encoding aldo/keto reductase: protein MKTVRLGKSGLEMSGLILGMMTYGAPKQGYPSWTIGLDEARPFVRRAYEAGITTFDTSNAYSSGTSEEILGTLTRELGPREEFQIATKVYAPQRPSRNGSGLSRVAIMHEIDASLRRLGTDYVDLYQIHAFDPNTPIEETMEALHDVVKAGKARYIGACNVLVWQLALMQNAAERHGWTKFVSNQLHYNLLARELEREVAPYAEATGMGILPWSSLARGRLTRPWGSEGSGREASDTLAPQLYTRDEESHKQVVNAVQEVAEARGAPMAQVAVSWVANKYPVAAPIVGATKERHIDDAVAGLELELTTEEITKLEAANTLVRNGII, encoded by the coding sequence GTGAAAACTGTCCGACTGGGCAAGAGCGGCCTGGAGATGAGCGGCCTCATCCTGGGCATGATGACCTACGGTGCCCCTAAGCAGGGTTACCCCTCGTGGACCATCGGCCTCGATGAGGCCCGTCCGTTCGTCCGCCGCGCCTACGAGGCGGGTATCACGACCTTCGACACCTCCAACGCGTATTCCAGCGGCACAAGCGAGGAAATCCTGGGCACGCTGACCAGAGAGTTGGGTCCGCGCGAAGAGTTCCAGATCGCGACGAAGGTCTACGCGCCTCAGCGCCCGTCTCGCAACGGCTCCGGTCTGAGCCGGGTCGCCATCATGCACGAGATCGACGCCTCGCTGCGCCGCCTCGGTACCGACTACGTCGACCTGTATCAAATCCACGCCTTCGATCCGAATACACCGATCGAAGAGACGATGGAAGCACTGCACGATGTGGTCAAGGCCGGCAAAGCCCGCTATATCGGCGCATGCAATGTGCTGGTGTGGCAGCTCGCGCTCATGCAGAACGCGGCGGAACGGCATGGATGGACGAAATTCGTGTCGAATCAGCTGCACTACAACTTGCTGGCGCGGGAGCTGGAACGCGAGGTCGCGCCTTATGCCGAAGCCACGGGAATGGGAATTCTGCCTTGGAGTTCGCTCGCGCGCGGACGGCTCACCCGGCCGTGGGGCTCGGAAGGGTCCGGGCGCGAGGCCAGCGACACGCTGGCGCCACAGCTGTATACCCGTGACGAGGAATCGCACAAGCAGGTCGTGAACGCTGTGCAGGAGGTTGCCGAGGCTCGCGGGGCGCCGATGGCGCAGGTCGCGGTGTCCTGGGTGGCGAACAAATACCCGGTGGCCGCGCCGATCGTGGGTGCCACGAAGGAACGCCATATCGACGACGCCGTCGCCGGTCTCGAACTCGAACTCACCACCGAGGAGATCACCAAGCTCGAAGCGGCGAACACCTTGGTCCGCAACGGAATCATCTGA
- a CDS encoding cytochrome P450, translated as MTSSPTVPAFTLARPKDAPLAPSPLYTELRAKQPISRVSLWEGQLSPWLVTRWEDARSVLGSPAFSTNPAHPGAPTFRKDTPQGRRGFFAGHDDPVHAMMRRTLTREFMVKRINELRPAITRLTDELLTDLTKLSGPADFVEHFALPLPSLVICELLGVPYEDHAFFQEHSKALVDFNATAQKAAQAVASLSEYLLRLVETKRNQPGNDVITRLAAQADEGAITDQDAADLGAFLLFAGHETTANMIALSTITLLAHPDRIPHILGGEEQVAGAVEELLRYLSIVHGGLRRTAVEDVTIDGVTIRAGEGVIIPVHVANRDPELFTAPDDLDLDRANARRHLAFGYGIHQCLGQPVARAELQIVLPEIFRRLPELKIAVPMDEIAFKQDTVVYGVVELPVTW; from the coding sequence ATGACCTCGTCTCCGACCGTCCCCGCGTTCACGCTCGCCCGCCCGAAGGACGCCCCCCTCGCCCCCTCTCCGCTGTACACCGAACTCCGTGCGAAGCAGCCCATTTCCCGCGTCTCTCTCTGGGAGGGGCAACTCAGCCCCTGGTTGGTGACCCGCTGGGAGGACGCCCGCAGCGTGCTGGGCAGCCCGGCGTTCAGCACCAATCCGGCCCATCCCGGCGCACCCACCTTCAGGAAAGACACCCCGCAGGGCCGGCGGGGCTTCTTCGCCGGCCACGACGACCCCGTCCACGCGATGATGCGGCGCACCCTGACCCGGGAGTTCATGGTCAAGCGCATCAACGAGCTGCGCCCGGCCATCACCCGCCTGACCGACGAGCTCCTCACCGACCTGACCAAGCTGAGCGGTCCCGCCGACTTCGTGGAGCACTTCGCGCTGCCACTGCCGTCCCTGGTCATCTGCGAGCTGCTGGGTGTGCCGTACGAGGACCACGCGTTCTTCCAGGAGCACTCGAAGGCCCTCGTCGACTTCAACGCTACGGCACAGAAGGCCGCGCAGGCGGTCGCGAGCCTCTCCGAATATCTGCTGCGACTCGTGGAGACCAAGCGCAACCAGCCCGGGAACGACGTGATCACCCGGCTCGCCGCGCAGGCGGACGAGGGCGCCATCACCGACCAAGACGCCGCCGACCTGGGTGCCTTCCTGTTGTTCGCCGGACACGAGACGACCGCGAACATGATCGCGCTGAGCACCATCACCCTCCTCGCCCATCCCGACCGGATTCCGCACATCCTCGGCGGGGAAGAGCAGGTCGCCGGCGCGGTCGAGGAGCTTCTGCGCTACCTCTCGATCGTGCACGGCGGGCTGCGCCGGACCGCCGTCGAGGACGTCACCATCGACGGCGTCACCATCCGCGCGGGAGAGGGCGTGATCATTCCGGTCCACGTCGCCAACCGCGACCCGGAACTCTTCACCGCTCCCGACGACCTCGATCTGGATCGCGCCAACGCCCGCCGGCACCTCGCTTTCGGCTACGGCATTCACCAGTGCCTCGGCCAACCCGTGGCCCGCGCCGAGCTCCAGATCGTGCTGCCCGAGATCTTTCGCCGGCTGCCCGAATTGAAGATCGCCGTGCCGATGGACGAGATCGCCTTCAAGCAGGACACCGTCGTCTACGGCGTCGTCGAGCTGCCCGTCACTTGGTGA
- a CDS encoding AraC family transcriptional regulator, with the protein MSSGRFTLDPSIKALLKDLGVSSTRVLRRAQLPADLFGRGPVELPVEEYFRLWEALEAESGDPGLAVAIGRSISVEMFNPPIFAALCSPDLRTAAERIALHKPLIGPLHVRLDNDDEGLTISFRWPPDTPPPHLLAATEMVFWVALARIATRHDVRAVRAVDPRLPAEHAGLDDYLGVEVHKGQAHAITFAPADANRPFLTENEQLWRFFAPELRRRLSDLQATASVAERVRAALHETLPAGGSSMTAVTRHLAVSNRTLQRQLQLEGTSFQEILATTRENLARHYLGNSTMRIAEIAYLLGYDDTNSFYRAFRTWTGTTPDALRTAAVARA; encoded by the coding sequence GTGAGCAGTGGACGATTCACCCTGGATCCCAGCATCAAAGCCCTGCTGAAGGACCTCGGCGTGTCATCCACCCGGGTGCTCCGGCGCGCCCAGCTGCCTGCCGACCTGTTCGGCCGCGGCCCGGTCGAACTCCCCGTCGAGGAGTACTTCCGGCTGTGGGAGGCGCTCGAGGCCGAGAGTGGCGATCCGGGCCTGGCTGTCGCGATCGGCCGGTCGATCTCGGTCGAGATGTTCAACCCACCGATCTTCGCCGCCCTGTGCAGCCCCGATCTGCGGACCGCAGCCGAGCGCATCGCTCTCCACAAGCCCCTCATCGGCCCCCTGCACGTGCGGCTCGACAACGACGACGAAGGCTTGACGATCAGCTTCCGCTGGCCGCCGGACACGCCCCCGCCGCACCTGCTGGCCGCCACCGAGATGGTGTTCTGGGTCGCTCTGGCCCGGATCGCGACCCGCCACGACGTCCGAGCGGTCCGGGCCGTCGATCCCCGACTCCCCGCCGAGCACGCCGGCCTGGACGACTACCTCGGCGTAGAAGTCCACAAGGGACAGGCGCACGCCATCACCTTCGCACCCGCCGACGCGAACCGCCCGTTCCTCACCGAGAACGAGCAACTCTGGCGGTTCTTCGCCCCGGAACTCCGCCGGCGCCTGTCCGATCTGCAGGCGACGGCCAGCGTCGCCGAGCGGGTGCGGGCCGCGCTGCACGAAACACTTCCCGCCGGCGGGAGCTCCATGACCGCCGTCACCCGCCACCTCGCCGTCAGCAACCGCACCCTGCAACGACAACTGCAGCTCGAAGGAACCAGCTTCCAGGAAATCCTCGCCACCACCCGCGAAAACCTGGCCCGCCACTACCTCGGCAACAGCACCATGCGCATCGCCGAAATCGCCTACCTGCTCGGCTACGACGACACCAATTCCTTCTACCGCGCCTTCCGCACCTGGACCGGAACCACTCCCGACGCCCTCCGGACCGCAGCCGTCGCCCGAGCCTGA